A stretch of Desulfurivibrio alkaliphilus AHT 2 DNA encodes these proteins:
- the bioB gene encoding biotin synthase BioB, whose translation MDKENRQEIERWRQLSTAELLARATAVKVANRSDSFSFCSIINAKSGKCSEDCRYCVQSAHYQTDAPIYPLKDTAEIVAAAEAAKEAGASRFSMVTSGRGLTAAEVEAVAERFAAIARRVEIKLCGSFGILDRDALVRLKAAGMCRYHHNLETSERFFPEVTTTHTFADRIATIQAAQEAGLEVCAGGIFGLGESEDDRIEMALRLRELAVDSVPLNFLIPLPGTPLAGIEPLPIREIVRSIAIFRLLLPKVCIRLAGGRETALEDFLATAFQAGADGMMIGGYLTQRGRSVEADRKFAREMQQFWA comes from the coding sequence ATGGACAAAGAGAACCGGCAGGAGATTGAGCGATGGCGGCAGCTTTCCACCGCCGAACTGCTTGCCCGGGCCACGGCGGTCAAGGTGGCCAACCGGTCTGATTCATTTTCTTTTTGCAGTATTATCAACGCCAAATCAGGCAAGTGCAGTGAAGATTGCCGCTATTGCGTGCAGTCGGCCCACTATCAGACCGATGCCCCGATCTACCCTTTAAAAGATACCGCCGAGATCGTCGCGGCCGCCGAGGCCGCCAAGGAGGCGGGGGCTTCGCGCTTTTCCATGGTGACCAGCGGCCGGGGGCTGACGGCGGCCGAGGTAGAGGCGGTGGCCGAGCGCTTTGCCGCCATTGCCCGGCGGGTGGAGATCAAGCTTTGCGGTTCCTTCGGCATCCTGGATCGCGACGCTCTGGTGCGACTGAAAGCGGCCGGAATGTGCCGCTATCATCACAATCTGGAGACCTCGGAGCGCTTTTTCCCCGAGGTTACCACCACCCACACCTTTGCCGACCGGATCGCCACCATCCAGGCAGCCCAGGAGGCTGGGCTGGAGGTCTGCGCCGGCGGCATTTTCGGGCTGGGTGAAAGCGAGGATGACCGCATCGAGATGGCCTTGAGGTTGCGCGAACTGGCGGTGGATTCGGTGCCGCTGAATTTTCTGATTCCCCTGCCGGGCACCCCCCTGGCCGGCATCGAGCCCTTGCCGATTAGAGAAATTGTTCGCAGTATTGCTATCTTCCGCCTGCTACTGCCCAAGGTCTGCATCCGCCTGGCTGGAGGCCGGGAGACGGCCCTGGAAGATTTCCTGGCCACCGCTTTTCAGGCCGGGGCCGACGGCATGATGATCGGCGGCTATCTCACCCAGCGGGGGCGCAGTGTCGAGGCTGACCGCAAGTTTGCCCGGGAAATGCAGCAGTTCTGGGCTTAA
- a CDS encoding poly(A) polymerase yields MSEDSSLPEPRVIPRSEHCISRADIDREALKVMHRLRDEGFRAYLVGGGVRDLLLGKKPKDFDISTDARPGQLRKIFRNSRIIGRRFRLVQVFFHGGKIIEVATFRCRSEFDLNGGEIETLASDNTFGDPAEDAFRRDLTINALFYEIENFSVIDYTGGVEDLRLGLVRLVGDPDRRLIRDPVRMLRAIRHAARSGFVIEEETWQAILRHVEKLRLCPDSRLRDELCKDLQAGASRRWAELGLASGVFFELFPFYREILPGPDPERPERQEITRPTPLTDLLLQLLAVVDRAVADDNAPGEEVLFAMLLLPWAEANFQLLASRPDRASSYRFSRRLRSDLDAVLAPLNIKRHTKESLAVLLANLPLLLTHDPRSVDGSGPSEWPRWLTKKGYFPRCLAFYELYRAAVAGEPLPDLTPLAPSPMAKKRKARSGGRREGRAPAFARSKGGIFGLKG; encoded by the coding sequence ATGAGCGAAGATTCTTCATTGCCCGAACCCCGGGTGATTCCCCGTTCCGAACATTGTATTTCTCGCGCCGATATCGACCGTGAGGCCCTCAAGGTAATGCACCGCCTGCGTGACGAAGGCTTTCGGGCCTACCTGGTGGGCGGTGGCGTACGGGATCTGCTGCTGGGGAAAAAGCCCAAGGATTTCGATATCAGCACCGATGCCCGGCCCGGCCAGTTGCGCAAGATCTTCCGCAACAGCCGGATCATCGGCCGCCGCTTCCGGCTGGTGCAGGTCTTTTTCCACGGCGGCAAGATCATCGAGGTGGCCACCTTCCGTTGCCGCAGCGAATTCGACCTTAACGGCGGCGAGATTGAAACTTTAGCTTCCGACAACACCTTCGGTGATCCGGCCGAGGATGCCTTCCGCCGCGACCTGACCATCAACGCCCTGTTCTATGAAATCGAGAACTTCTCGGTGATCGACTACACCGGCGGGGTGGAGGACCTGCGCCTGGGGCTGGTACGCCTGGTGGGGGACCCGGACCGGCGGCTGATTCGTGACCCGGTAAGGATGCTGCGGGCCATTCGCCATGCCGCCCGCAGTGGTTTTGTCATTGAAGAGGAGACCTGGCAGGCCATCCTGCGCCATGTGGAAAAGCTTCGGCTCTGCCCCGATTCCCGTCTGCGGGACGAGCTGTGCAAGGATCTGCAGGCCGGCGCCAGCCGCCGCTGGGCGGAGTTGGGCCTGGCCAGCGGGGTCTTTTTCGAGCTTTTTCCTTTCTATCGCGAGATTCTGCCCGGCCCCGACCCCGAGCGACCGGAGCGCCAGGAGATTACCCGGCCCACCCCGTTAACCGACCTGCTGCTGCAATTGCTGGCGGTGGTTGATCGGGCGGTGGCCGACGACAATGCCCCCGGCGAGGAGGTGCTGTTTGCCATGCTGCTGCTGCCCTGGGCCGAGGCCAACTTCCAACTGCTGGCCAGCCGCCCGGATCGCGCCTCGTCCTACCGTTTTTCCCGCCGCTTGCGCAGTGACCTGGACGCGGTGCTGGCCCCCCTCAATATTAAGCGACACACCAAGGAATCATTGGCCGTCCTGCTGGCCAACCTGCCCCTGTTGTTGACCCATGATCCCCGCTCGGTTGATGGCTCCGGCCCCTCCGAGTGGCCCCGCTGGTTGACCAAAAAAGGATATTTCCCCCGTTGCCTGGCCTTTTACGAGCTTTACCGGGCCGCTGTGGCCGGTGAGCCGTTGCCCGACCTGACCCCTCTGGCGCCGTCTCCCATGGCCAAAAAAAGAAAAGCCCGCAGCGGTGGCCGGCGGGAAGGGCGGGCGCCGGCCTTTGCCAGGAGCAAGGGCGGGATTTTCGGCCTTAAAGGATAA
- a CDS encoding NAD(P)H-dependent flavin oxidoreductase, with amino-acid sequence MKLPPLKIGPYTAPVPLIQGGMSIRVSTSALAVPVARCGGIGTIGGSGLPVEELQADIRKAKSETDGVIAVNIMFAMQNFYNLVMGSIEAGVDMIITGAGFSRDIFKIGKDTNTPIVSIVSSPAFARLAEKLGAAAIIVEAKEAGGHLGTDQALRDLFPEIRKVVKKVPLIAAGGITNGFEMAEMMDKYGADGVQIATRFVLTEECSADDNFKQAMLKAQPEDVTLIRSPVGLPGRALKTPFVQRLAAAEEMKAKKCRWKCLKKCDHFYCISERLQKAYEGDLEEGLFFSGENVWKMKEILTVQEVFDQFVSQAESVYKEQK; translated from the coding sequence ATGAAGCTTCCTCCTCTTAAAATTGGGCCCTATACGGCCCCGGTGCCCCTGATTCAAGGGGGTATGTCCATTCGCGTGTCCACCTCTGCCTTGGCGGTGCCCGTGGCCCGTTGCGGCGGCATCGGCACCATCGGCGGCTCCGGTTTGCCGGTGGAAGAGTTGCAGGCGGATATCCGTAAGGCCAAAAGTGAAACCGATGGCGTCATTGCGGTGAACATCATGTTCGCCATGCAGAACTTTTATAATCTGGTGATGGGCTCCATCGAGGCCGGGGTGGACATGATCATTACCGGGGCCGGTTTTTCCCGGGATATTTTTAAAATCGGCAAAGATACCAACACCCCCATCGTCTCCATCGTCTCCTCTCCCGCCTTTGCCCGCCTGGCGGAAAAGCTGGGGGCGGCGGCGATCATTGTCGAGGCCAAGGAGGCCGGCGGGCACCTGGGCACCGACCAGGCCCTGCGCGATCTTTTCCCCGAAATTCGCAAAGTGGTTAAAAAGGTGCCGCTGATCGCCGCCGGTGGTATTACCAACGGTTTTGAAATGGCGGAGATGATGGATAAGTACGGGGCCGACGGGGTGCAGATTGCCACCCGTTTTGTGCTCACCGAAGAGTGCTCGGCCGATGACAACTTCAAGCAGGCCATGTTGAAGGCCCAGCCGGAAGATGTAACCCTGATCCGTTCGCCGGTGGGCCTGCCGGGTCGGGCCCTGAAGACCCCCTTTGTGCAGCGCCTGGCCGCGGCCGAAGAGATGAAAGCCAAAAAGTGCCGCTGGAAATGCCTGAAAAAGTGTGATCACTTTTACTGCATCAGCGAGCGGCTGCAGAAGGCCTACGAGGGGGATCTGGAAGAGGGGCTCTTCTTCTCCGGCGAGAATGTCTGGAAGATGAAGGAAATCCTGACGGTTCAGGAGGTTTTCGACCAGTTCGTCAGCCAGGCGGAATCCGTCTACAAGGAGCAAAAATAA
- a CDS encoding GGDEF domain-containing response regulator, translating to MIQAHLPFTLEPDSPVKILAVDDDPQVLQLLVTAVESFGFECETAGDGVAALKKLQTGNYSLVITDLTMPRMDGMTLLRKAKNLYPRLDIIVVTGYAEKFSYTDVIKAGACDFIAKPFNIDELEAKLHRALREQNMVRKLEQLSMRDALTGLFNRRGFEVKLEEEVPRAHRQNYPLYVIIIDMDKFKTYNDEFGHQAGDRALQAIGRLLLRNTRDNVDWCCRPGGDEFAIIIPYTDDHQAMAVAQRILEQYRQHPFGETTLSIGLASFHRHPQYTMGEDIEHLLVRADQAMYRSKQAGGDRISCDPSFTTANCPLT from the coding sequence ATGATTCAGGCCCACCTCCCATTCACCCTGGAGCCGGATTCCCCAGTTAAGATCCTGGCCGTCGATGACGACCCGCAGGTATTACAACTGCTGGTAACCGCCGTTGAATCTTTCGGCTTTGAGTGCGAAACCGCCGGCGACGGCGTGGCGGCCCTGAAAAAACTGCAAACCGGCAATTACTCGCTGGTGATCACCGATCTTACCATGCCCCGCATGGACGGCATGACCCTGCTCAGAAAGGCCAAAAACCTTTACCCCCGCCTGGATATCATAGTGGTTACCGGTTACGCGGAAAAATTCAGCTACACCGACGTGATCAAGGCCGGCGCCTGCGATTTTATCGCCAAACCCTTCAACATCGATGAGCTGGAGGCCAAACTCCACCGGGCCCTGCGGGAGCAGAACATGGTGCGTAAGCTGGAACAGCTCTCCATGCGGGACGCCCTGACCGGGCTGTTCAACCGCCGGGGCTTCGAGGTCAAGCTCGAGGAAGAGGTGCCCCGGGCCCACCGGCAGAACTACCCGCTTTACGTGATCATCATCGACATGGATAAATTCAAAACATATAATGATGAGTTCGGCCACCAGGCCGGTGACCGGGCCCTCCAGGCCATCGGCCGCCTGCTGCTGCGCAACACCCGCGACAATGTCGACTGGTGCTGCCGCCCGGGGGGCGACGAATTCGCCATCATCATACCCTACACCGATGATCATCAGGCCATGGCCGTGGCCCAGCGTATTCTGGAGCAATACCGCCAGCACCCTTTCGGCGAGACCACCCTGAGCATCGGTCTGGCCAGCTTCCATCGCCATCCGCAGTACACCATGGGAGAGGATATCGAGCACCTGCTGGTCCGCGCCGATCAGGCCATGTACCGCAGCAAACAGGCCGGCGGCGACCGCATCAGTTGCGACCCCTCCTTTACCACCGCAAACTGCCCCCTGACCTGA
- a CDS encoding 30S ribosomal protein S1, with protein sequence MSTNTDTTATAGGESFADLFEQSIRVADVGEVVNGEVIAVGKDYVLVDIGDKAEGEIDISEFRNEEGQIEVNVGDTFEVFVEKREPEGGLKLSRERAIGIKVWEEIARIQEADGTITGRIDSRVKGGLSVDIGVPAFLPYSQIDLRPVRDLDAMIGESYDFKILKYNRRRNNVVISRRAIMEEERQKLREEMRTSLEEGQVLTGSVTNITDYGVFVDLGGMDGLCHITDLSWGRVSHPSKMYKVGDEIQVKILKYDKENDKVSLGVKQLKSDPWETIQQRYPVGAKVPGKVVSITDYGAFVELEEGVEGLVHISEMSWSKKSRHPSKIVSVGDEVEVAVLNVDPEAKRISLGMKQLQPNPWDMVAENYPVGSIIEGKIKNITDFGIFIGIEEGIDGLIHVSDLSWTERIKHPGEKYAKGETIQAVVLKIDKENERFSLGIKQLQPDPWEAAVEKYAIGTKISGKITNVTDFGVFVELEEGIEGLVHVSELSKEKVETPVGLYNVGDNLEARVINVSAKDRKIGLSIKALSDEGEAARIEEYKQQQAKSGPSTLGDLLKEELESQEKAE encoded by the coding sequence ATGTCAACCAACACAGACACAACAGCAACCGCAGGTGGTGAATCCTTCGCCGATCTGTTTGAACAGAGCATCCGGGTGGCGGATGTGGGCGAAGTGGTCAACGGCGAGGTCATCGCCGTGGGCAAGGATTATGTCCTGGTGGATATCGGGGACAAGGCGGAAGGCGAAATCGACATCAGCGAATTCCGCAACGAAGAAGGCCAGATCGAGGTCAACGTCGGCGACACCTTCGAGGTGTTCGTGGAAAAACGTGAACCCGAAGGCGGCCTGAAGCTCTCCCGCGAACGGGCCATCGGCATCAAGGTCTGGGAAGAGATTGCCCGGATCCAGGAAGCCGACGGTACCATCACCGGCCGTATCGACAGCCGGGTCAAGGGCGGGCTTTCCGTGGACATCGGGGTTCCGGCCTTTCTCCCCTACTCTCAAATCGACCTGCGCCCGGTCCGCGATCTCGACGCGATGATCGGCGAAAGCTACGACTTTAAAATTCTCAAATACAACCGCCGCCGCAACAACGTGGTTATCTCGCGGCGGGCGATCATGGAAGAAGAGCGCCAGAAGCTGCGCGAGGAGATGCGCACCAGCCTGGAAGAGGGTCAGGTGCTCACCGGCTCGGTTACCAACATCACCGACTACGGGGTCTTCGTGGACCTGGGCGGCATGGACGGCCTGTGCCACATCACCGATCTTTCCTGGGGCCGGGTTTCCCATCCTTCCAAGATGTACAAGGTGGGCGATGAAATTCAGGTTAAAATCCTGAAGTACGATAAAGAAAACGACAAGGTTTCCCTGGGCGTCAAACAACTTAAAAGCGACCCCTGGGAGACCATTCAGCAACGCTACCCAGTGGGCGCCAAAGTGCCCGGCAAGGTGGTCAGCATTACCGATTACGGCGCCTTTGTTGAGTTGGAAGAAGGCGTCGAGGGCCTGGTTCACATCTCCGAGATGTCCTGGTCGAAAAAATCCCGCCACCCGTCCAAAATCGTCAGTGTCGGCGACGAGGTGGAAGTGGCGGTACTCAACGTCGACCCCGAGGCCAAACGGATCTCGCTTGGCATGAAGCAGCTGCAGCCCAACCCCTGGGATATGGTGGCGGAAAACTACCCCGTGGGCTCCATTATCGAGGGCAAGATCAAGAATATCACCGATTTCGGCATCTTCATCGGTATCGAAGAAGGAATCGACGGCCTGATCCATGTTTCCGACCTGTCCTGGACCGAGCGCATCAAGCACCCCGGCGAAAAATACGCCAAAGGGGAAACCATCCAGGCGGTGGTCCTCAAGATCGACAAGGAAAACGAGCGTTTCTCCCTGGGTATCAAACAGCTGCAACCGGACCCCTGGGAGGCGGCGGTGGAGAAATATGCCATCGGCACCAAGATCAGCGGCAAGATCACCAATGTTACCGACTTCGGCGTCTTTGTCGAGCTGGAGGAAGGAATCGAAGGCCTGGTGCATGTTTCCGAGTTGAGCAAGGAGAAGGTGGAAACCCCGGTCGGTCTTTACAACGTCGGCGACAACCTGGAAGCCCGGGTGATCAACGTCTCGGCCAAGGACCGCAAGATCGGACTTTCCATCAAGGCCTTGAGCGATGAGGGCGAAGCGGCCCGCATTGAAGAGTACAAACAGCAGCAGGCCAAAAGCGGACCTTCCACCTTGGGTGATTTGCTCAAGGAAGAACTGGAAAGCCAGGAAAAGGCTGAATAG
- the sppA gene encoding signal peptide peptidase SppA, with product MDEKSSFRRRHPMLSGCLMLLVALLLFWAGVSFLIGSLLSDSPLARTARHPEGVGVIEVRGVISSADQLIEQLTDFRRKDKIKAIVLRIDSPGGAVGASQELFEEVKRTNRVKPVVASMGSVAASGGLYAALGAERIIANPGTLTGSIGVIIKFANLEELLQKIGYRSETIKSGELKDTGAMDRPLTPGEREMLAEMVHAVHRQFVDDVAASRDLPVGQVEAFADGRIFSGARALELQLVDALGNLNDAAMLAASLGGLDGEQVPHLIYPPRRDLSLLTLLLGGRLATRLAPTFEPTPVLAYEWTITP from the coding sequence ATGGACGAAAAAAGCTCATTCCGGCGAAGACACCCCATGCTGTCCGGCTGCCTGATGCTGCTGGTGGCCTTGCTGCTGTTCTGGGCCGGGGTGAGCTTTTTAATCGGTTCATTGTTGAGCGATTCCCCCTTGGCTCGAACCGCCAGGCACCCGGAAGGGGTTGGGGTCATCGAGGTCCGGGGGGTGATCAGTTCCGCCGACCAGCTCATCGAACAGCTGACCGATTTTCGCCGCAAGGATAAAATCAAGGCCATTGTGCTGCGGATCGACAGCCCCGGCGGGGCCGTCGGAGCCTCGCAGGAGCTGTTTGAGGAAGTCAAAAGAACCAACCGGGTCAAACCGGTGGTGGCCTCCATGGGTTCGGTGGCAGCCTCGGGCGGGCTTTACGCCGCCTTGGGGGCAGAGCGGATCATCGCCAACCCCGGCACCCTGACCGGCAGCATCGGGGTGATCATAAAGTTTGCCAACCTGGAAGAGTTGCTGCAAAAAATCGGTTATCGCAGCGAAACCATCAAAAGCGGCGAGCTTAAGGACACCGGCGCCATGGACCGGCCATTGACTCCCGGCGAAAGGGAGATGCTGGCCGAGATGGTGCATGCGGTGCACCGGCAGTTCGTCGACGATGTGGCCGCTAGCCGTGATTTACCGGTGGGCCAGGTAGAAGCGTTTGCCGACGGCCGAATTTTTTCCGGGGCCCGAGCCCTGGAGTTGCAACTGGTTGATGCCCTGGGCAACCTTAACGACGCCGCCATGCTGGCGGCCTCTCTTGGCGGGCTGGACGGTGAGCAGGTTCCTCACCTGATTTACCCGCCCCGCCGGGATTTATCGCTGCTTACGTTACTGCTGGGCGGCCGGCTGGCCACCCGGCTGGCACCGACTTTCGAGCCGACCCCGGTGCTGGCTTATGAATGGACCATAACACCATAA
- a CDS encoding HU family DNA-binding protein produces MLKRDLINAVAEEMPGFLKKDLDQALDIMLENILQALEDNRRVEIRGFGSFSVRERKARTTKNPRTGKVMHIPPRKNVHFTMSKSLKDGLID; encoded by the coding sequence ATGCTGAAACGGGATCTCATCAACGCCGTCGCCGAAGAAATGCCCGGTTTCCTGAAAAAAGATCTGGACCAGGCCCTGGACATCATGCTGGAAAATATCCTCCAGGCACTGGAGGATAACCGCCGGGTGGAAATCCGGGGTTTTGGCAGCTTCTCGGTACGCGAACGCAAGGCCCGCACCACCAAAAACCCCAGAACCGGCAAGGTGATGCACATCCCCCCCCGCAAAAACGTACACTTCACCATGAGCAAGTCTCTGAAAGACGGGCTCATCGACTGA
- a CDS encoding L-threonylcarbamoyladenylate synthase codes for MLLQINPDNPQPRLIKQVVEALRQGAVICYPTDTVYGIGCDIFNQKAVKRIYQLKQRPLARPFSFICADLKDVSTYAHVSNTGYRVLRKSLPGPYTFVLPATKLVPKIMMTKQKTVGIRMPDHRICMELVTGLGNPILTTSAAPDDPDARQLIHAYEVEERYGKQVDLIIDSGPLAHSSPSTVVSLEDDDLQVLRPGKGSLEGLG; via the coding sequence TTGTTGTTGCAAATCAACCCCGACAACCCCCAACCACGGTTGATCAAGCAGGTGGTTGAGGCCCTGCGCCAAGGGGCGGTCATCTGCTACCCCACCGATACGGTGTACGGAATCGGCTGTGATATTTTCAACCAGAAGGCGGTCAAGCGGATCTATCAGCTCAAACAGCGGCCTTTGGCCCGGCCGTTCAGCTTTATCTGTGCCGATCTGAAAGATGTCAGCACCTATGCCCATGTCTCCAACACCGGTTACCGGGTGCTGCGGAAAAGTCTGCCCGGGCCTTATACCTTCGTTTTGCCCGCCACCAAGCTGGTCCCCAAAATCATGATGACCAAGCAGAAGACGGTGGGGATCAGGATGCCGGATCACCGGATCTGCATGGAGCTGGTCACCGGCTTGGGCAACCCGATCCTGACCACCAGTGCGGCTCCGGATGATCCCGACGCCCGGCAGTTGATCCATGCCTATGAAGTGGAAGAGCGCTATGGCAAGCAGGTCGATCTGATCATCGACAGCGGGCCGCTGGCCCACTCGTCGCCCTCCACCGTGGTCAGCCTGGAAGATGACGACCTGCAGGTGCTGCGCCCCGGGAAGGGGAGCCTCGAGGGTTTGGGGTAG
- the guaB gene encoding IMP dehydrogenase → MPLDNLETAYTFDDLLLVPGASEVLPSEVDLSTRLTPTIDLNIPLVSSAMDSVTEHRTAITMAREGGIGIIHKNMSIDEQAREVRKVKKSESGMVIDPVTVEENRTVREVNEIMRGYQISGVPVLREGKLVGIVTNRDLRFVTDENLKVRDVMTSKNLVTARPGITLEQSKAMLHEHRIEKLLVVDDDGNLQGLITIKDIEKIRRYPNAAKDDLGRLRVGAAIGANTSLSDVELLVQMGVDVVVLDSAHGHSRNIIEALRRIKDAFPDLPVIAGNVATAEGTEALIKAGADCVKIGVGPGSICTTRIVAGVGVPQLSAIHNAAKIADRYGIPLIADGGIKFSGEITKAIGIGASVIMIGSLFAGTDEAPGETFLYQGRTYKGYRGMGSLGAMQKGSSDRYFQDQAESQAKLVPEGIEGKVPYRGPLSTMIYQLMGGLRSGMGYVGAGTIAELRGKAKFVKITAAGLKESHVHDVIITKEAPNYRLG, encoded by the coding sequence ATGCCGCTTGACAATCTGGAAACCGCCTACACCTTCGATGACCTGTTGCTGGTGCCTGGCGCCTCCGAGGTCCTCCCTTCCGAGGTCGACCTTTCCACCCGCCTGACCCCCACCATCGACCTCAACATCCCCCTGGTCAGTTCCGCCATGGATTCGGTAACCGAACACCGAACCGCCATCACCATGGCCCGGGAGGGGGGAATCGGTATTATCCATAAAAACATGAGCATCGACGAACAAGCCCGGGAGGTGCGCAAGGTTAAAAAATCCGAGTCGGGCATGGTCATCGACCCGGTTACGGTGGAGGAAAACCGTACCGTGCGGGAAGTAAATGAGATCATGCGCGGCTATCAGATCTCCGGGGTGCCGGTGCTGCGCGAAGGCAAGCTGGTGGGGATAGTCACCAACCGCGACCTGCGTTTTGTCACCGACGAAAACCTCAAGGTCCGGGATGTGATGACCAGCAAAAACCTGGTCACCGCCCGCCCCGGAATTACTTTAGAGCAATCCAAGGCCATGCTGCACGAGCACCGCATCGAAAAACTGCTGGTGGTGGACGATGACGGCAACCTGCAAGGCCTGATCACCATTAAAGACATTGAAAAAATCAGGCGTTACCCCAACGCCGCCAAAGACGATCTGGGGCGGCTGCGGGTGGGTGCTGCCATCGGGGCCAACACGTCGCTCAGCGATGTGGAGCTACTGGTGCAGATGGGCGTTGACGTGGTGGTGCTGGACTCCGCCCACGGCCACTCCCGCAACATCATCGAAGCCTTGCGCCGCATCAAGGACGCTTTCCCCGACCTGCCGGTTATCGCCGGCAACGTGGCCACCGCCGAGGGTACCGAAGCCCTGATCAAGGCCGGTGCCGACTGCGTGAAAATCGGGGTCGGCCCCGGCTCCATCTGCACCACCCGCATTGTCGCCGGGGTCGGGGTGCCGCAGCTAAGCGCCATCCACAACGCCGCCAAAATCGCCGACCGCTACGGCATTCCTTTGATCGCCGACGGGGGGATCAAGTTTTCCGGTGAGATCACCAAGGCCATTGGCATCGGGGCCAGCGTGATCATGATCGGCAGCCTGTTTGCCGGCACCGATGAAGCCCCCGGCGAAACCTTCCTTTACCAGGGCCGCACCTACAAGGGTTACCGGGGCATGGGCTCCCTGGGGGCCATGCAGAAAGGCAGCAGCGACCGTTATTTCCAGGATCAGGCCGAAAGCCAGGCCAAGTTGGTGCCGGAAGGCATCGAGGGCAAGGTGCCCTACCGCGGCCCGCTTTCCACCATGATCTACCAACTCATGGGCGGCCTGCGCTCCGGCATGGGCTACGTGGGAGCAGGTACCATTGCCGAGCTGCGCGGCAAGGCCAAATTCGTCAAAATCACCGCCGCCGGCCTCAAGGAAAGCCACGTCCATGACGTGATCATTACCAAGGAAGCCCCCAACTACCGTTTAGGATAA
- the guaA gene encoding glutamine-hydrolyzing GMP synthase: protein MDIHSEKILILDFGSQYTQLIARRVREAHVYCELHPHDMDIAEIRAFAPKGIILSGGPCSVYDPGAPSFDERLLELGVPVLGICYGMHVMARHFGGEVSAAGKREFGHAELEQTDSTGSLFDGFFVEAKSPVWMSHGDHVSKLPPGFTVAAATANAPVAAIQDPARQLYGVQFHPEVNHTPRGEILIDTFVRKICGCHGHWTPGQIIEDAVARIREMVGTDQVILGLSGGVDSSVAAALIHRAIGEQLTCVFVDTGLLRLGEGDQVMATFAENMGVKVLRVDAEERFLSALVDVEDPEQKRKIIGNLFITIFEEAAGKLEDARWLAQGTIYPDVIESAGGKTGKAQNIKSHHNVGGLPEKMKLALLEPLRELFKDEVRALGDELGLPRQMVWRHPFPGPGLGVRILGKIKKEYADILRQADAIYIEELFQSGWYDKVSQAFAVFLPVRSVGVMGDGRTYENVVALRAVETKDFMTASWAPLPYDLLARISTRIINEVRGVNRVVYDISSKPPSTIEWE from the coding sequence ATGGATATTCACAGCGAAAAAATTCTGATTCTCGATTTCGGCTCCCAGTACACCCAGTTGATTGCCCGGCGGGTGCGGGAAGCCCATGTTTATTGCGAGTTACACCCCCACGATATGGACATTGCCGAGATCCGGGCCTTTGCCCCCAAGGGGATCATTCTCTCCGGCGGCCCCTGTTCGGTTTACGACCCGGGCGCTCCTTCCTTTGATGAACGTTTGCTCGAGCTGGGCGTGCCGGTACTGGGCATTTGCTACGGCATGCACGTCATGGCCCGCCACTTCGGCGGCGAGGTGAGCGCCGCCGGCAAACGTGAGTTCGGCCATGCCGAACTGGAACAAACCGACAGCACCGGATCGCTGTTCGACGGTTTTTTTGTGGAAGCCAAAAGCCCGGTCTGGATGAGTCACGGCGACCATGTCAGCAAGCTGCCGCCGGGCTTCACCGTGGCCGCGGCCACCGCCAACGCGCCGGTGGCCGCCATCCAGGACCCGGCCCGCCAGCTTTACGGGGTGCAGTTTCACCCCGAGGTCAACCATACCCCGCGCGGCGAAATCCTCATCGATACCTTTGTCCGCAAGATCTGCGGCTGCCACGGGCACTGGACCCCAGGCCAGATCATCGAAGACGCGGTGGCCCGCATCCGGGAGATGGTGGGCACCGATCAGGTGATTCTGGGGCTTTCCGGCGGCGTCGACTCCTCGGTGGCCGCCGCCCTTATTCACCGGGCCATCGGCGAGCAGCTTACCTGTGTGTTTGTGGACACCGGCCTGCTGCGCCTGGGCGAAGGTGATCAGGTGATGGCCACCTTTGCCGAAAATATGGGGGTCAAGGTCCTGCGGGTGGATGCCGAGGAGCGTTTTCTCTCCGCCTTGGTCGATGTTGAAGACCCGGAGCAAAAACGCAAAATAATCGGCAATCTCTTTATCACCATCTTTGAAGAGGCGGCCGGCAAACTGGAAGATGCCCGCTGGCTGGCCCAGGGCACCATCTACCCGGACGTTATTGAATCCGCCGGCGGCAAAACCGGCAAGGCCCAGAACATAAAAAGTCACCACAACGTCGGCGGCCTGCCGGAAAAGATGAAACTGGCCCTGCTGGAACCGCTGCGGGAACTCTTCAAGGATGAGGTCCGGGCCCTGGGCGACGAGCTGGGGCTGCCCCGGCAGATGGTCTGGCGCCACCCCTTTCCCGGCCCCGGCCTGGGGGTGCGGATTTTAGGCAAAATCAAAAAAGAATATGCCGATATCCTGCGCCAGGCCGACGCCATTTATATCGAAGAGCTTTTTCAAAGCGGCTGGTATGATAAGGTAAGCCAGGCCTTTGCGGTATTTTTGCCGGTTCGCAGTGTCGGGGTCATGGGTGACGGGCGGACCTATGAAAATGTGGTGGCCCTGCGGGCGGTGGAGACCAAGGACTTCATGACCGCCTCCTGGGCGCCGTTGCCCTACGATTTGCTGGCCCGGATTTCAACCAGAATCATCAACGAGGTCCGCGGGGTTAACCGGGTGGTTTACGATATCTCTTCCAAACCGCCCAGCACCATCGAATGGGAGTAG